The DNA region GCTTGCGCTCCCCCATGCTCAGATGATGGGTGATCCGATCGTCAAACCCCTCCATGCCCACCAACGCCAGCGCCCGCCGCACGCGCTCCCGCACCTCCGCCTCCGCGTATCCCATGTGTAGCGGGCCGAAAGCCACGTCCTCGAACACCGTGGGGGAGAAGAGCTGGTCGTCCGGGTTCTGAAAGACCAGCCCCACCCGGGCGCGAATGCGTCCCAGGTTCTCGTCATTGACCTCCATCCCATCCACCCATATCCGACCGCGAGGGCTGCGCAGGATGCCGTTCAGATGCAACATCAGCGTGGACTTCCCCGCGCCGTTCGGCCCCACCAACGCCACCTTCTCGCCTTCGTGAATGGAAAGTGTAACGCCATACAGCGCCTGCCGCCCGTCCGGGTACGTGAAGTCCAGATCCTCGATGCGGATCACCGGTTTGCGCCCGTTCTCTCGCGTCACCATCGCTTTTCCCG from Chloroflexota bacterium includes:
- a CDS encoding ABC transporter ATP-binding protein, which encodes MVTRENGRKPVIRIEDLDFTYPDGRQALYGVTLSIHEGEKVALVGPNGAGKSTLMLHLNGILRSPRGRIWVDGMEVNDENLGRIRARVGLVFQNPDDQLFSPTVFEDVAFGPLHMGYAEAEVRERVRRALALVGMEGFDDRITHHLSMGERKRIAIATVLSMDPRILVLDEPSAGLDPRARRGLINLLRSLPITMLVSTHDMHLVRDLFPRMVILDEGRVMADGPTAELLADTALLERHGLEAP